One segment of Candidatus Pelagibacter ubique HTCC1062 DNA contains the following:
- a CDS encoding FAD-linked oxidase C-terminal domain-containing protein, whose amino-acid sequence MSELVLPKIDKATINKKEYIFKNLAKIINPENVLSHADDIKPYETDALAAYTQTPLAVVMPENTEEVSNILKFCHKENIKVVPRGAGTGLSGGALPLNDAILLSLGKFNKIIEIDFENKCVVTQPGVTNLGITHAVQHKNFYYAPDPSSQLACSIGGNVAENSGGVHSLKYGTTTNNILGVEMVMMDGTVCRVGGKTLDQEGYDLMGLICGSEGLLGVITEVTVKILKNPQVVKAALIGFPTIEEGGNAASEIISSGIVPAGMEIMDKALIEATDNFSKAGYPRDAELLLIVELDGTESEVDELLKQVRSICEKNNCSSLKLSKNEKERLSFWAGRKAAFPACGAMAPDYYCMDGSIPRGKLAEALLEIKRLSEKYKLPVANCFHAGDGNLHPLIMFDGSDKEQLRKTEEFGAEILKTCVRLGGVITGEHGVGVEKRELMCEMFNNTDIQQQLDIKKSLDEKNLLNPGKVYPILRKCAEEGRVHVHRNEEKFPDLPRF is encoded by the coding sequence ATGAGTGAATTAGTTCTGCCAAAGATTGACAAAGCAACGATCAATAAAAAAGAATATATTTTTAAAAATCTTGCTAAAATTATCAATCCAGAAAATGTTTTAAGTCATGCAGATGATATTAAACCATATGAAACTGATGCATTAGCAGCTTACACACAAACACCACTAGCTGTTGTGATGCCGGAAAATACTGAAGAAGTAAGTAATATCTTAAAGTTTTGCCATAAAGAAAATATTAAAGTTGTACCAAGAGGTGCTGGCACTGGTCTTTCAGGGGGAGCTCTACCTTTAAATGATGCAATTTTATTAAGTCTTGGAAAATTTAACAAAATTATAGAAATTGATTTTGAAAATAAATGTGTAGTAACCCAACCTGGTGTAACAAACTTAGGAATAACACATGCCGTACAACATAAAAATTTTTATTATGCACCAGACCCATCAAGTCAACTTGCATGCTCAATAGGGGGTAATGTTGCTGAAAATTCTGGAGGCGTCCATTCTCTAAAATATGGAACGACAACTAATAATATTTTAGGTGTTGAAATGGTAATGATGGATGGAACAGTTTGTAGAGTTGGTGGAAAAACTCTTGATCAAGAAGGGTATGATCTAATGGGATTAATTTGTGGTTCAGAAGGATTATTAGGAGTGATTACTGAAGTGACAGTAAAAATTTTAAAAAACCCTCAAGTCGTTAAAGCAGCGCTAATAGGCTTTCCAACAATTGAAGAAGGTGGAAACGCAGCATCAGAAATAATTTCAAGTGGAATTGTTCCAGCAGGTATGGAAATAATGGATAAAGCTTTGATAGAGGCAACAGATAATTTTAGTAAAGCAGGATATCCAAGAGATGCAGAGCTTTTATTAATTGTAGAATTAGATGGAACCGAATCTGAGGTAGATGAATTATTAAAACAAGTCAGAAGTATTTGTGAAAAAAATAATTGCTCAAGTTTAAAATTGAGTAAAAATGAAAAAGAAAGACTATCATTTTGGGCAGGTAGAAAAGCAGCATTTCCAGCATGTGGAGCTATGGCACCAGATTATTATTGTATGGACGGATCCATACCAAGAGGAAAACTTGCGGAAGCTTTACTTGAAATAAAAAGACTTTCTGAAAAATACAAATTACCTGTAGCAAATTGTTTTCATGCAGGAGATGGAAATTTACATCCATTAATAATGTTTGATGGAAGTGATAAAGAACAACTGCGAAAAACAGAGGAATTTGGAGCTGAGATACTAAAGACGTGCGTTAGATTAGGGGGAGTGATCACTGGAGAGCATGGGGTAGGAGTAGAAAAAAGAGAACTAATGTGTGAGATGTTTAATAATACAGATATTCAACAACAATTAGATATTAAAAAATCGCTTGATGAAAAAAATTTACTAAACCCAGGAAAAGTTTATCCAATATTAAGAAAATGTGCAGAGGAAGGAAGGGTACATGTCCACAGAAATGAAGAAAAATTCCCAGATCTTCCAAGATTCTAA
- a CDS encoding FAD-binding protein — MKKNSQIFQDSNNTYYPEDELQVSNLVQELYKKNQPTEIIGTGSKNFIGNNIQSAKKLSMSKLSGVIEYLPEELYIKVKANTPLELVEKELEKNNQELAFEPIDFGFIENGKSNKGTIAGHLACNFAGSRRFKVGSLRDHILGFRGVNGKGDIIKSGGTVVKNVTGYDLSKLVTGSFGTLVALTEITLKVLPKKKLSNTITIHTDDKKLVKNLFDKISSSSSEVSGAVYIPEEPKDENYDQNKEMVFKFNDLKYKGSFLALRIEGDKIAIDEKIKALTNELELSKLNTTVLDVHQSTPFWKKINNLELFKQTKNNLLRVVVPPSKGPKLIQFLGNKYKYYIDWCGSLYWIEVQSKKNSKVSDIKKLTKELGGYLTIIKTSDEYDYEETIFTVDDIRLLISEKIKKSFDPKRIFNPGKMYRGI, encoded by the coding sequence ATGAAGAAAAATTCCCAGATCTTCCAAGATTCTAATAATACTTATTATCCAGAAGATGAGCTGCAAGTTTCAAATCTAGTTCAGGAACTTTACAAAAAAAACCAACCAACAGAAATAATTGGCACAGGTTCAAAAAATTTTATTGGTAACAACATTCAATCTGCAAAAAAACTATCTATGTCTAAGTTGTCAGGTGTAATTGAGTATTTGCCTGAAGAACTATATATTAAGGTTAAAGCTAACACGCCATTAGAGTTAGTTGAAAAGGAGTTAGAAAAAAACAATCAAGAACTAGCTTTTGAGCCTATTGATTTTGGATTTATTGAAAATGGAAAATCAAATAAGGGCACCATTGCAGGCCATTTAGCTTGTAACTTTGCTGGCTCTCGAAGATTTAAAGTAGGAAGTTTAAGAGATCACATATTAGGTTTTAGAGGTGTGAATGGTAAAGGAGATATAATTAAATCAGGTGGCACAGTTGTAAAAAATGTTACAGGTTATGACCTATCAAAACTAGTAACAGGATCTTTTGGAACTTTAGTTGCTTTAACTGAAATAACATTAAAAGTTCTACCTAAAAAAAAATTATCTAATACAATTACTATACATACTGATGATAAAAAATTAGTTAAAAATTTATTTGATAAGATATCTAGTTCAAGTAGCGAAGTCTCTGGAGCTGTTTATATTCCTGAAGAACCCAAAGATGAAAATTATGACCAAAACAAAGAGATGGTCTTTAAATTTAATGACTTAAAATACAAAGGATCGTTTTTGGCGTTAAGAATAGAAGGAGACAAAATTGCAATAGATGAAAAAATAAAAGCTCTAACAAATGAACTGGAGCTTAGTAAGCTGAATACAACAGTTTTAGATGTTCACCAATCAACACCATTTTGGAAAAAAATAAATAACCTTGAATTATTCAAACAAACAAAAAATAATCTTTTAAGAGTAGTAGTGCCCCCTTCAAAAGGCCCTAAGTTGATACAATTCTTAGGTAATAAGTATAAATATTATATTGATTGGTGTGGCTCATTATATTGGATAGAGGTTCAATCAAAAAAGAACTCTAAGGTTAGTGATATTAAAAAATTGACCAAAGAATTAGGTGGTTATTTAACTATCATAAAGACATCGGATGAATATGATTACGAAGAAACAATTTTTACAGTAGACGATATAAGACTTTTAATATCAGAAAAGATCAAAAAAAGTTTTGATCCTAAAAGAATTTTTAATCCTGGAAAAATGTATAGAGGAATTTAA
- a CDS encoding heme exporter protein CcmD, producing the protein MINEIISMNGYGAYVWSAFSFTLISFTALYFVTKLQLSKEQKRFASKFGSLNVEKARAARSQNINREILSNTSNI; encoded by the coding sequence ATGATAAATGAAATAATTTCAATGAATGGATATGGAGCTTACGTTTGGTCAGCTTTTTCATTTACATTGATTAGTTTTACAGCCCTGTACTTTGTAACTAAATTACAACTTTCAAAAGAGCAAAAAAGATTTGCTTCTAAATTTGGTTCTCTAAATGTTGAGAAAGCTAGAGCTGCAAGATCACAAAATATTAATAGAGAAATATTATCCAATACATCAAATATTTAA
- a CDS encoding alpha-hydroxy acid oxidase — MNLKDCYNFNDFRKLAKKRLPSPIFHYIDGGADDEKTLKRNTDSFDDCDLIPNILASVGKPDLSTTVFGKKIDMPIFLSPTAMQRLYHHEGDKASARAAEKFGTFYSMSTMANNTIEEVADISNGPKLFQLYVHKDQSITDDLIDRCRVSGFNGMCLTVDTLVAGNRERDHRTGFTTPPKLTLQSLMSFAMRPEWVFNYFTHKKFELSNVKNKTDKGTNISKSVIEYINEQYDPAMNWKDAEYCVKRWNGPFALKGVMSIEDAKRAIDIGCTAIMISNHGGRQLDGSRSPFDQVNAIREAVGDKLEIILDGGVRRGTHVLKALAAGATACSFGKMFLFALSAGGQPGVERLLQNMHDEINRNMVLMGCKTLKELDASKLIYRK, encoded by the coding sequence ATGAACCTAAAAGACTGCTATAATTTTAATGACTTTAGAAAATTAGCAAAAAAACGATTACCTTCTCCAATTTTTCACTACATTGATGGCGGTGCAGATGATGAAAAAACCTTAAAAAGAAATACAGATTCTTTCGATGATTGTGATTTAATTCCAAATATTCTTGCTAGTGTTGGTAAACCAGATCTTTCAACGACTGTTTTTGGAAAAAAAATTGATATGCCAATCTTTCTTTCACCAACTGCAATGCAAAGACTCTACCATCATGAAGGTGACAAAGCCTCAGCAAGAGCTGCTGAAAAATTTGGGACCTTTTATAGTATGTCTACAATGGCCAATAATACTATTGAAGAAGTTGCTGATATTTCAAATGGACCAAAGTTATTTCAATTATATGTTCACAAAGATCAATCAATTACCGATGACTTAATAGATAGATGTCGAGTGTCTGGTTTTAATGGTATGTGTTTGACAGTTGATACATTAGTTGCTGGAAACAGAGAAAGAGATCACAGAACTGGTTTTACTACTCCTCCAAAATTGACACTTCAAAGCTTAATGAGTTTTGCCATGCGACCTGAATGGGTATTTAATTATTTTACTCATAAAAAATTTGAATTATCCAATGTTAAAAATAAAACAGATAAAGGAACCAATATTTCAAAATCAGTCATTGAATATATTAATGAACAATATGATCCGGCCATGAATTGGAAGGATGCAGAATATTGTGTAAAAAGATGGAATGGCCCATTTGCACTTAAAGGTGTGATGTCAATTGAAGATGCAAAAAGAGCAATAGATATTGGCTGTACAGCAATAATGATTTCAAATCATGGGGGCAGACAATTAGATGGCTCAAGATCACCCTTTGATCAAGTTAATGCAATTAGAGAAGCTGTAGGGGATAAATTAGAAATTATTTTAGATGGCGGAGTAAGACGTGGAACTCATGTTTTAAAAGCTTTAGCAGCTGGTGCAACAGCATGCAGCTTTGGGAAAATGTTTTTATTTGCTTTAAGTGCTGGGGGTCAACCAGGTGTGGAACGTCTATTGCAAAACATGCATGATGAAATCAATAGAAATATGGTATTAATGGGTTGTAAGACCTTGAAAGAATTAGACGCGTCAAAATTAATTTATAGAAAATAG
- a CDS encoding DsbE family thiol:disulfide interchange protein translates to MKNKFSLFVVVIFLSFCFVIFYKGLNTPNNYTPKVNEKKNIPTFKAKDFYSNNYVNSEKIFEENIFYIVNIWASWCVPCRTEHPLLMQLSKNQSIKLIGLNYRDNFNNAKKFINDLGNPYSRILIDKDGTLGVEFGAYGVPETFLIDKNKDIIKKFVGPINQEIVSEIKLIIK, encoded by the coding sequence ATGAAAAATAAGTTTAGCTTATTTGTTGTAGTTATTTTTTTAAGCTTTTGTTTTGTTATTTTTTATAAAGGATTAAATACTCCAAATAACTACACACCCAAGGTTAATGAAAAAAAAAATATCCCAACCTTTAAAGCAAAAGACTTTTATTCAAACAATTATGTAAATTCAGAGAAAATTTTTGAAGAGAACATCTTTTATATTGTAAATATTTGGGCTTCCTGGTGTGTACCTTGCAGAACAGAACACCCCTTATTAATGCAACTAAGTAAAAACCAATCAATTAAACTAATTGGATTAAATTATAGGGACAATTTTAATAATGCAAAAAAATTTATCAATGACCTTGGCAATCCATATTCAAGAATTTTAATTGATAAAGATGGAACTCTAGGAGTTGAATTTGGAGCTTATGGAGTTCCAGAAACTTTTTTAATAGATAAAAATAAAGATATAATCAAAAAATTTGTTGGTCCAATCAATCAAGAAATTGTTAGTGAAATTAAATTAATTATTAAATGA
- a CDS encoding acyloxyacyl hydrolase: MKHYKLISRFIFIIFFSLLSSVVYAEENSSKFNVYSGMFDFSDTGKKSTLIGFQHQNEDLNRDTFLGNISPITGALVTADSAAYIYTGVQAQYKLGKINFTPSFAPGLYSKGDGKDLGHILEFKSELQISVDFVSNSQLGFSYNHLSNASLGTKNPGANSYMFNFFKTF, encoded by the coding sequence ATGAAACATTACAAGTTGATATCAAGATTTATTTTTATCATTTTCTTCAGCCTATTATCTTCAGTTGTTTATGCTGAAGAAAATAGTTCTAAATTTAATGTTTATTCTGGAATGTTTGATTTCAGTGATACTGGTAAAAAATCAACATTAATTGGATTTCAACATCAAAATGAGGATTTAAATAGAGATACTTTTTTAGGTAATATTTCTCCCATAACAGGTGCATTAGTGACTGCAGACTCTGCTGCATATATTTATACAGGTGTTCAGGCACAATATAAGCTAGGTAAAATTAATTTTACACCAAGCTTTGCACCAGGATTATACAGTAAGGGTGATGGTAAAGATCTTGGTCATATTCTAGAATTTAAAAGTGAATTACAAATTTCAGTAGACTTTGTTAGTAATAGTCAACTTGGTTTTTCTTATAATCATCTTTCTAATGCAAGCTTAGGAACAAAAAATCCTGGTGCTAATAGTTATATGTTTAACTTTTTTAAAACATTTTAA
- the ccmC gene encoding heme ABC transporter permease CcmC, with protein sequence MFKYFEPNKIFAITSKAPKYVLFLFIIVLTIGLTEALILSPEDYKQSDAVRIMYVHVPAAWISLGIFTSLAFLSVGSFVFKNKNFALIAKSLAPSGFIFNIIALGTGSIWGKPTWGTWWAWDARITSMLILALFYGMYLLAWRIYEDKEQVIKVTSLIAILGVVNVPIIKFSVDWWNTLHQPASINILSTNTAIHPSMLVPLGIMTAAFALFSLLIFLMKYNTELIKVKNKGLDRL encoded by the coding sequence ATGTTTAAATATTTTGAACCTAATAAAATTTTTGCAATAACCTCTAAAGCACCAAAGTATGTTCTATTTTTATTTATTATTGTCCTAACAATTGGTTTAACAGAAGCGCTTATACTTTCACCTGAAGATTATAAACAAAGTGATGCAGTAAGAATTATGTATGTTCATGTGCCAGCTGCATGGATATCACTTGGAATATTTACAAGTTTAGCTTTTTTGTCTGTTGGAAGTTTTGTTTTTAAAAATAAAAATTTTGCATTAATTGCTAAAAGTTTAGCACCTTCTGGATTCATTTTTAATATTATAGCATTAGGAACAGGATCAATTTGGGGAAAACCAACTTGGGGTACTTGGTGGGCTTGGGATGCAAGAATAACTTCTATGTTAATTTTAGCTTTGTTTTATGGAATGTATTTATTGGCTTGGAGAATTTATGAGGACAAAGAACAAGTAATAAAGGTTACGTCTTTAATTGCAATTTTAGGAGTGGTAAATGTTCCCATCATTAAATTTTCTGTAGACTGGTGGAACACGTTACATCAACCAGCTTCAATTAATATTTTATCAACCAACACAGCAATTCACCCATCAATGTTAGTCCCATTGGGTATTATGACTGCGGCATTTGCTCTTTTTTCATTACTCATTTTTTTGATGAAATATAATACCGAACTGATAAAAGTTAAAAATAAAGGATTAGATAGATTATGA
- a CDS encoding heme lyase CcmF/NrfE family subunit codes for MLANQIGYYSLILGLLLSVLLCGVSIKDFNKTNKQINQNILSLSFLQLVFVIVSFLSLIVSFINSDFSNETVFNNSHTTKPLFYKISGTWGNHEGSLLLWLLVLTLFIFLFLIKSREQPKKYRILTLLFQQIIIIGFFLFVLITSNPFNYLFPIPNEGLGLNPILQDPALAIHPPILYLGYVGTSIIFSSSLAAVTQNYVTKEWGQHIKKWVLVSWIFLTIGIMLGSIWAYYELGWGGFWFWDPVENVSLMPWLTLTALLHCIVVLERRASLTSWVVILSITTFTLSMCGTFLVRSGILNSVHTFANDPARGIFILIFLFALIVLSLGIFFIFHKENNKSSNNFFWLSRETSILINNWFMMYFLAVVLIGTVYPIFLDVISSEKISVGPPFYHKLIVPFLIPFLLFMSLGPRLKWIKSKIENKNSLIITFIISVMLTFFIIKNLTADLLFYTVLISAAFFLFFTTLKELFIKKFNNISQTVSHFGFSLLILSILFNSILSSEIITNIKIGERYDYNKGEIFFKKVEERKESNFNSIIASFEIKDKNGKTIELKPEIRIYNQPIIITSEADIRTTLLEDKFLVMNLVKGNEYFNIRYQIKPFMVWIWVSVLLLSLGGLMSLFKKEI; via the coding sequence TTGCTAGCTAATCAGATAGGTTATTATTCTTTAATTTTAGGGTTGTTACTTTCGGTATTGCTTTGTGGAGTTTCAATTAAAGACTTCAATAAAACTAATAAGCAGATTAACCAAAATATATTATCTCTATCATTTCTACAGTTAGTTTTTGTAATTGTGAGTTTTTTGAGCTTGATTGTATCTTTTATAAACTCAGACTTTAGTAATGAGACTGTTTTTAATAATTCTCACACAACCAAACCATTATTCTATAAAATCTCAGGAACTTGGGGAAACCATGAAGGAAGTTTGTTATTATGGTTATTAGTATTAACTTTATTTATTTTTTTGTTTTTAATTAAATCAAGAGAGCAGCCTAAAAAATATAGAATTTTAACTTTATTATTTCAGCAAATAATAATTATCGGGTTTTTCTTATTTGTATTAATAACATCTAATCCTTTTAATTATTTATTTCCAATTCCTAATGAAGGTCTTGGTCTTAACCCAATTTTACAAGATCCAGCTTTAGCAATTCATCCTCCAATTTTATATTTAGGTTATGTTGGTACCTCTATAATATTTTCATCATCCCTTGCCGCAGTTACACAAAATTATGTCACCAAAGAATGGGGACAGCATATTAAAAAATGGGTTTTAGTTTCTTGGATTTTTCTAACTATTGGAATTATGCTTGGATCAATTTGGGCATATTACGAACTAGGATGGGGAGGTTTTTGGTTTTGGGACCCAGTTGAAAATGTTTCTTTAATGCCATGGCTAACACTAACTGCATTATTGCATTGCATTGTAGTGTTAGAAAGAAGAGCATCACTAACATCTTGGGTGGTTATACTGTCTATTACAACATTTACCCTAAGTATGTGTGGAACTTTTTTAGTAAGATCCGGAATATTAAATTCTGTACATACATTTGCTAATGACCCTGCAAGAGGTATTTTTATATTAATATTTTTATTTGCACTAATTGTCTTATCGTTAGGAATATTTTTTATATTTCACAAAGAAAATAATAAAAGCTCAAATAATTTTTTTTGGCTTAGTAGAGAAACTTCTATCTTAATAAACAATTGGTTTATGATGTATTTTTTAGCTGTTGTTTTAATAGGTACGGTATATCCAATTTTTCTAGATGTAATATCTAGTGAAAAAATATCAGTAGGGCCTCCTTTTTATCATAAATTAATTGTTCCTTTTTTAATACCATTTCTATTATTCATGTCTCTTGGACCAAGACTTAAATGGATTAAATCAAAAATTGAAAATAAGAACTCACTAATTATCACATTTATAATTTCAGTAATGTTAACCTTTTTTATTATAAAAAATTTAACTGCTGACTTACTTTTTTATACAGTTTTAATTTCAGCTGCTTTTTTTCTTTTCTTTACCACTTTAAAAGAATTATTTATTAAAAAATTTAATAATATTTCTCAAACTGTTTCACACTTTGGTTTTAGTTTATTAATATTAAGCATTCTATTTAATAGTATTTTATCCTCAGAAATTATAACCAACATAAAAATTGGTGAAAGATATGATTATAATAAAGGTGAAATTTTTTTTAAAAAGGTAGAAGAAAGAAAAGAAAGTAATTTTAACTCCATCATTGCCTCTTTTGAAATAAAAGACAAAAATGGCAAAACTATAGAATTAAAACCTGAGATTAGAATTTATAATCAGCCTATAATTATTACTAGTGAAGCAGATATAAGAACAACACTATTAGAGGATAAGTTTTTAGTAATGAATCTTGTAAAGGGTAATGAATATTTTAATATTAGATATCAAATAAAACCATTTATGGTTTGGATATGGGTATCAGTTTTATTGTTAAGTCTTGGTGGATTAATGAGTTTATTTAAAAAGGAGATATGA
- the ccmE gene encoding cytochrome c maturation protein CcmE — translation MYGKKVKLRFIFLALILASVILTVFLVLQSLKENVVYFQSPSEIKSLIELNKKKIRVGGMVKEQSIFIDSDKVNFVITDFKNEINIVYTGAVPNLFAEGKGVVAEGFLKDKNYFTATKILAKHDENYMPPEVKEALGDK, via the coding sequence ATGTATGGTAAAAAGGTTAAATTACGATTTATATTCTTAGCTTTAATCTTAGCCTCAGTAATTTTAACAGTTTTTTTAGTTTTACAATCATTAAAAGAAAACGTTGTATATTTTCAGTCTCCGTCTGAAATAAAATCTTTAATAGAATTAAATAAAAAAAAAATAAGAGTGGGTGGGATGGTTAAAGAACAATCGATTTTTATAGATTCTGATAAAGTTAATTTTGTCATTACTGACTTTAAAAATGAAATTAATATTGTCTATACAGGGGCAGTCCCTAATTTATTTGCTGAAGGAAAAGGAGTGGTTGCTGAAGGTTTTTTAAAAGATAAGAATTATTTTACAGCTACTAAAATTTTAGCAAAACATGATGAAAATTATATGCCCCCAGAAGTTAAAGAAGCCTTAGGAGATAAATAA
- a CDS encoding cytochrome c-type biogenesis protein, which yields MKVLKIFIILFVVANFSELKSAETNDILKNKILKNVRCLICQGQSVYDSESEFASSIKLIVDRKINEGLKEKQIYQFLREKYGDWVIFDPQLNKNTYVLWLLPLLLFLFGGAIIYKKIILNKNNKI from the coding sequence ATGAAAGTATTAAAAATATTTATAATCCTATTTGTAGTTGCAAACTTTTCAGAGTTAAAATCAGCTGAAACAAATGATATTTTAAAGAATAAAATTTTAAAGAATGTTCGTTGTTTAATTTGTCAAGGTCAGTCAGTATACGATTCTGAATCAGAGTTTGCTTCTAGCATCAAATTAATTGTTGATAGAAAAATTAATGAAGGATTAAAAGAAAAACAAATATATCAATTTTTAAGAGAAAAATATGGTGACTGGGTAATTTTTGACCCCCAATTAAACAAAAACACATATGTTTTATGGTTATTACCATTATTGTTATTTTTGTTTGGCGGTGCAATAATATATAAAAAAATAATATTAAATAAAAATAACAAAATTTAA
- the hspQ gene encoding heat shock protein HspQ: MAIQKAKFSIGDIVKHKHFEFRGVIYDVDFEFNNSEEWYQSIPKNVRPRKDQPFYHLLAENDEITYEAYVSEQNLLMDDSEDPIKHPLIEEIFSGKRGSSYFKPSN; the protein is encoded by the coding sequence ATGGCAATTCAAAAAGCAAAATTTTCAATAGGAGACATTGTAAAACATAAACACTTTGAATTCAGAGGTGTAATTTATGATGTTGATTTCGAATTTAATAATTCTGAAGAATGGTATCAATCTATTCCAAAGAATGTTCGTCCTAGAAAAGATCAGCCTTTTTATCATTTGTTAGCCGAAAATGATGAAATTACATATGAAGCATATGTTTCAGAACAAAATCTATTAATGGACGATTCAGAAGATCCAATTAAACATCCTTTAATTGAAGAGATTTTTTCTGGTAAAAGAGGCTCTAGCTACTTTAAGCCCTCTAATTAA
- a CDS encoding pyridoxal phosphate-dependent aminotransferase → MKLAKNLQRLGTESAFSVLAEAKKLEAQGKPMIHLGLGQPDFKTPQHVVDAAKKALDEGHHGYVLSNGILECRQAVTRKIKKLYNKDIDPERVLIMPGGKPTMYYAIQCFGEPGAEIIHPTPAFPIYESMINYTGSTPVPYDLTEDKDLKFDPEKILSLITDKTRLLILINPNNPTGSFVEKSAIDVLAEGLKKHPHVAILSDEIYSRQIYDGKEMPTFFNYPDLQDRLIVLDGWSKAYAMTGWRMGWSVWPEELIPHVNKLIINSVSCVNAPSQFAGIAALDGPDDAIHEMMVKFDQRRKLIHEGLNSLPGVECSLPGGAFYAFPKVIGTGMNGSEFAKKCMHEAGVAIVPGTAFGKTCQDYVRFSYAASQDNISNALENIKKMLG, encoded by the coding sequence ATGAAATTAGCAAAAAATTTACAAAGACTAGGAACAGAATCTGCATTTAGTGTTTTAGCTGAAGCAAAAAAATTAGAAGCACAAGGCAAACCAATGATCCACTTAGGTTTAGGTCAGCCTGATTTTAAGACACCCCAACACGTAGTAGATGCTGCAAAAAAAGCATTAGATGAAGGTCATCATGGATATGTTTTATCAAATGGAATTTTAGAGTGCAGACAAGCTGTTACTAGAAAAATTAAAAAACTTTACAATAAGGATATTGACCCTGAAAGAGTATTGATAATGCCAGGTGGGAAACCAACAATGTATTATGCGATACAATGTTTTGGGGAGCCAGGTGCGGAAATTATACATCCAACACCAGCATTCCCAATATATGAATCAATGATTAATTACACAGGTTCAACTCCAGTCCCTTATGACTTAACAGAAGATAAAGATTTAAAATTTGATCCAGAAAAAATTCTATCTTTAATTACAGATAAAACTAGATTGTTAATATTAATTAACCCGAATAATCCAACGGGAAGTTTTGTTGAAAAATCTGCAATAGATGTTTTAGCAGAAGGGTTAAAAAAACATCCTCATGTAGCAATCCTAAGTGATGAAATTTATAGTAGACAAATTTATGATGGAAAAGAAATGCCAACATTTTTTAATTACCCTGATCTGCAAGATAGATTAATTGTTTTAGATGGTTGGAGTAAAGCTTATGCAATGACTGGATGGAGAATGGGATGGAGTGTGTGGCCAGAAGAATTAATACCACATGTAAATAAACTAATTATTAATAGTGTTTCATGTGTTAATGCTCCGTCACAATTTGCAGGAATTGCAGCTTTAGACGGACCAGATGATGCAATCCATGAAATGATGGTAAAATTTGATCAAAGAAGGAAATTGATTCACGAAGGTTTAAATAGTTTACCAGGTGTGGAATGCAGTTTACCAGGAGGAGCCTTTTATGCATTTCCTAAAGTTATTGGAACAGGAATGAATGGTTCAGAATTTGCAAAAAAATGTATGCATGAAGCAGGGGTAGCAATAGTTCCAGGAACAGCTTTTGGTAAAACTTGCCAAGATTACGTAAGATTTAGCTATGCAGCTTCACAAGACAACATATCTAACGCATTGGAAAATATCAAAAAAATGCTAGGCTAA